From Rissa tridactyla isolate bRisTri1 chromosome 7, bRisTri1.patW.cur.20221130, whole genome shotgun sequence, a single genomic window includes:
- the C7H17orf78 gene encoding uncharacterized protein C17orf78 homolog, which translates to MHRDLTNQTVEKCTLQSLRVSASADRKPAIGHTCVLLTHRQQKFQRKFIFRQKVFLAGTLNYATTAKLPKLKAFAEGLTTPHVHQENQTLEKGIPSTNDKDMLNRQKISIVIKVFIACILLAFAIPYIVFGICEVPCPCACPAWIKSVWSSARSRLSAASFPVHDTTATLLNKFLKGTEQKPLEAFA; encoded by the exons ATGCACCGAGATTTGACAAACCAGACAGTAGAGAAATGTACGCTGCAGAGCCTGAGAGTCAGCGCCAGTGCAGACAGAAAACCTGCCATCGGTCACACCTGTGTTCTACTAACACACCGCCAACAAAAGTTTCAGAGAAAATTTATCTTTAGACAAAAAG tgtttCTAGCAGGGACATTGAATTATGCTACAACAGCAAAGCTGCCCAAACTGAAAGCTTTTGCAGAGGGTTTGACCACCCCACATGTGCACCAAGAAAACCAAACTTTAGAGA AGGGCATTCCATCCACAAATGACAAAGATATGCTGAACAGACAAAAAATAAGTATCGTCATTAAAGTGTTCATCGCTTGCATCCTGTTAGCCTTTGCAATTCCCTACATTGTGTTTGGTATATGTGAAGTTCCCTGCCCG TGCGCGTGCCCTGCCTGGATCAAGAGTGTATGGAGCAGCGCCAGAAGCCGGCTGTCTGCAGCCAGTTTCCCAGTGCATGACACAACAGCAACTCTTTTAAACAAGTTTCTTAAGGGCACAGAACAGAAGCCACTGGAAGCTTTTGCCTGA